Proteins from one Micromonospora sp. M71_S20 genomic window:
- a CDS encoding DinB family protein, producing the protein MAEMAIDPTLGPVLARTGDERAVLESFLDFHRGVLLRKLRGLSDADAARRLVPSATTVAGLVRHLTLVERNWFPCLLAPGPGDVYLTSQEDAEASFTLTDGETVERLAAAYERACARSREIAGRFDLDHVVPHPQLGEVSLRWILVHMIEETARHVGHADILRELTDGATGVL; encoded by the coding sequence ATGGCGGAGATGGCTATCGATCCCACGCTCGGCCCGGTGCTGGCGCGCACCGGCGACGAGCGGGCCGTGCTCGAATCGTTCCTCGACTTCCACCGGGGCGTGCTGCTGCGCAAGCTGCGCGGGCTCTCCGACGCCGACGCGGCCCGCCGGCTGGTGCCCTCGGCCACCACCGTCGCGGGCCTCGTCAGACACCTGACTCTGGTGGAGCGGAACTGGTTCCCGTGCCTGCTCGCCCCCGGCCCGGGCGACGTCTACCTCACCTCGCAGGAGGACGCGGAGGCGAGCTTCACGCTCACCGACGGGGAGACCGTCGAACGGCTCGCGGCCGCGTACGAGCGGGCCTGCGCCCGCTCCCGGGAGATTGCCGGCCGGTTCGACCTCGACCACGTGGTGCCCCACCCGCAGCTCGGTGAGGTGTCGCTGCGCTGGATCCTCGTGCACATGATCGAGGAGACCGCCCGGCACGTCGGGCACGCCGACATCCTCCGCGAGCTGACCGACGGCGCCACCGGCGTGCTCTGA
- a CDS encoding carbohydrate kinase family protein: protein MHDLLVIGGLGVDVRVRVPAIPLPAADSVTVDPIDLRIGNTGAGVALAAHALGLRVAVVDVIGADPAGDVVRAALARTGVHAVLGDAPAGTRRSVNMVDPAGRRMSLYDPRPWHGPAPFPAAEVTALVRQAAHVHLSIMDWTLPLLPALRAGLADGAVLSTDLHDWDGGNAYHRPFAEVAGLVFVSGVRLGAGAGALAAALAPRTVLVTRGSEGAELHTGGGEPTAVPAAVPPAPVVDTNGAGDAFAAGVIAGRLRGAALTDAAAYAARVAAAACTHDGMEYPPDLLPRR, encoded by the coding sequence GTGCACGACCTCCTCGTGATCGGCGGCCTCGGCGTCGACGTGCGGGTGCGGGTGCCCGCGATCCCGCTGCCGGCCGCCGACTCCGTCACCGTCGACCCGATCGACCTGCGGATCGGCAACACCGGCGCCGGGGTGGCGCTCGCCGCGCACGCGCTCGGGCTCCGGGTGGCGGTCGTCGACGTCATCGGCGCCGACCCGGCCGGCGACGTGGTCCGCGCCGCGCTGGCCCGCACCGGCGTGCACGCCGTGCTGGGCGACGCCCCGGCCGGCACCCGGCGGTCGGTGAACATGGTCGACCCGGCCGGCCGGCGGATGTCGCTCTACGACCCGCGCCCCTGGCACGGGCCGGCCCCGTTCCCGGCGGCCGAGGTGACCGCGCTGGTCCGGCAGGCGGCCCACGTGCACCTGTCGATCATGGACTGGACGCTTCCCCTGCTGCCCGCCCTGCGCGCGGGGCTGGCCGACGGTGCCGTCCTCTCCACCGACCTGCACGACTGGGACGGCGGGAACGCCTACCACCGGCCCTTCGCCGAGGTGGCCGGCCTGGTCTTCGTCAGCGGGGTCCGGCTGGGCGCGGGAGCCGGCGCGCTCGCCGCCGCGCTGGCGCCCCGCACGGTGCTGGTGACCCGGGGGTCGGAGGGCGCCGAGCTGCACACCGGCGGGGGCGAACCGACGGCGGTGCCCGCCGCCGTGCCGCCCGCACCGGTCGTCGACACCAACGGCGCGGGGGACGCCTTCGCGGCGGGCGTGATCGCCGGCCGGCTGCGCGGCGCGGCGCTGACCGACGCGGCCGCGTACGCGGCCCGGGTCGCCGCGGCGGCCTGCACCCACGACGGCATGGAGTATCCGCCCGACCTGCTGCCCCGTCGCTGA
- a CDS encoding alpha/beta fold hydrolase: MSYAEVDGLRLWHEEHGTGRPLLLLHGGFGAAETFAPILPALAARRRVIAVDLQGHGRTADVDRPLRYESMADDIAALIVHLGLAEADVMGYSLGGGVALRTAIQHPALVRRLVVVSAPCRRQGWYPEVLAGMPEPDEQAGERMRGTPPYELYTRVAPRPGDWSRLWAKTGELLRRDYDWSAEVAALAVPTLLVFADADSVSAAHMVEFFGLLGGGRRDAGGEGTDRPASRLAVLPGLTHYDIFVSPALPAAVLPFLTHPVSPPG; encoded by the coding sequence ATGAGCTACGCGGAGGTCGACGGGCTGCGCCTGTGGCACGAGGAGCACGGCACCGGCCGCCCGCTGCTGTTGTTGCACGGCGGCTTCGGGGCGGCGGAGACGTTCGCGCCGATCCTGCCGGCGCTGGCCGCGCGTCGTCGGGTGATCGCGGTCGACCTCCAGGGCCACGGGCGCACCGCCGACGTCGACCGTCCGCTGCGCTACGAGTCGATGGCCGACGACATCGCGGCGCTGATCGTGCACCTCGGCCTGGCCGAGGCCGACGTGATGGGCTACTCGCTCGGCGGCGGCGTGGCGCTGCGTACCGCGATCCAGCACCCGGCGCTGGTGCGCCGGCTGGTCGTCGTCTCCGCGCCGTGCCGGCGGCAGGGTTGGTATCCGGAGGTGCTGGCGGGCATGCCCGAGCCCGACGAGCAGGCGGGCGAGCGGATGCGGGGCACTCCGCCGTACGAGCTCTACACCCGCGTCGCGCCCCGACCGGGGGACTGGTCGCGACTCTGGGCGAAGACCGGCGAGCTGCTGCGTCGCGACTACGACTGGTCGGCCGAGGTGGCCGCCCTGGCCGTGCCCACCCTGCTGGTCTTCGCCGACGCCGACTCGGTCAGCGCCGCGCACATGGTGGAGTTCTTCGGGCTGCTCGGCGGGGGCCGCCGGGATGCCGGCGGGGAGGGCACCGACCGCCCGGCGTCGCGGCTCGCCGTGCTGCCGGGGCTCACCCACTACGACATCTTCGTCTCGCCGGCGCTGCCCGCCGCCGTCCTGCCGTTCCTCACCCACCCGGTGTCGCCGCCCGGCTGA
- a CDS encoding polysaccharide pyruvyl transferase family protein, whose product MRHGGGLTIGVLGSYGGRNLGDEAILTGLLADLREQEPNGRIIVFSRNPEHTRVAHPDVEAVPWEGISRTDSALVLAQLDVLILGGGGILYDREARRYLRVVRVAQERGLPLLTYAVGVGPLSEGVDTGMVRETLASATQVTVRDQESRMVLEEAGLLNPITVTADPAFLIEPEDFPADLLREEGVPAGKRLVGMSVREPGRAAERLDVDGYHRLLAQIGDFLVHRIDAYVLFVPMERDDIRHSHGVLSHMVAAERGRILHGTYSPQQVLGLMRHFDLAVGMRLHFLIFAAMAGTPFLPLPYAGKVFDLAQRLGVPALRGVEREVEGPLLAEVDRLWDEREQRAEATARRVAEVCDEARGTSQVTRAVLDSLRARSLAPAA is encoded by the coding sequence ATGAGGCATGGTGGCGGACTGACCATCGGTGTGCTCGGCTCGTACGGCGGTCGCAACCTCGGTGACGAGGCGATCCTGACCGGTCTGCTGGCCGATCTGCGCGAGCAGGAGCCGAACGGGCGGATCATCGTCTTCTCCCGGAACCCGGAACACACCAGGGTCGCCCATCCCGACGTGGAGGCGGTGCCCTGGGAAGGGATCAGCCGGACCGACTCGGCGCTGGTCCTGGCCCAGCTCGACGTGCTGATCCTCGGCGGCGGCGGCATCCTCTACGACCGGGAGGCCCGCCGCTACCTGCGGGTGGTCCGGGTGGCCCAGGAACGGGGCCTGCCGCTGCTGACGTACGCGGTGGGGGTCGGGCCGCTCAGCGAGGGCGTGGACACCGGCATGGTGCGGGAGACCCTGGCCAGCGCCACCCAGGTGACCGTACGGGACCAGGAGTCCCGGATGGTGCTGGAGGAGGCGGGGCTGCTCAACCCGATCACCGTGACCGCCGACCCCGCGTTCCTGATCGAACCCGAGGACTTCCCGGCGGACCTGCTCCGCGAGGAGGGGGTGCCGGCCGGCAAGCGGCTGGTCGGAATGAGCGTACGGGAGCCGGGCCGGGCCGCCGAGCGGCTCGACGTCGACGGCTACCACCGCCTGCTCGCCCAGATCGGCGACTTCCTGGTGCACCGGATCGACGCCTACGTGCTCTTCGTCCCGATGGAGCGCGACGACATCCGGCACTCGCACGGCGTGCTGTCGCACATGGTCGCCGCCGAGCGGGGCCGGATCCTGCACGGCACCTACTCGCCCCAGCAGGTGCTCGGGCTGATGCGCCACTTCGACCTGGCCGTGGGCATGCGGCTGCACTTCCTGATCTTCGCCGCGATGGCGGGCACGCCGTTCCTGCCCCTGCCGTACGCCGGCAAGGTCTTCGACCTCGCCCAGCGGCTCGGGGTGCCGGCCCTGCGCGGCGTGGAGCGGGAGGTCGAGGGCCCGCTGCTGGCCGAGGTCGACCGGCTCTGGGACGAGCGGGAGCAGCGGGCCGAGGCCACCGCCCGGCGCGTGGCCGAGGTGTGCGACGAGGCCCGGGGAACCTCCCAGGTCACCCGCGCCGTGCTGGACAGCCTGCGCGCCCGCAGCCTGGCCCCGGCGGCCTGA
- a CDS encoding DUF3040 domain-containing protein produces the protein MLSKEDQRRFEQITRQLRESDPAFFARLDNRARARRGRWLMLLTIVLWASLPAMTVLAGRLAGAVCAVVLVANAALMWRFRRRWL, from the coding sequence ATGCTCAGCAAAGAGGATCAGCGCAGGTTCGAGCAGATCACCCGTCAGCTCCGGGAGAGTGATCCGGCGTTCTTCGCCCGGCTCGACAACCGGGCCCGGGCCCGGCGCGGCCGATGGCTGATGCTGTTGACGATCGTGCTGTGGGCCTCGCTGCCGGCGATGACCGTGCTGGCCGGGCGACTGGCCGGGGCCGTCTGCGCGGTGGTCCTGGTGGCCAACGCCGCGCTCATGTGGCGGTTCCGCCGCCGTTGGCTGTGA
- a CDS encoding SWIM zinc finger family protein encodes MSGQPESDGDANGRFADYGRPRRVDGGLRARSTRGAIGRSWWSRRFLEVLESFALGTRLTRGRSYARAGQVVRLDVAPGTVDAVVQGSRAQPYEVSIALPPFPEALWARVEAELAAQAFFSARLLAGDLPPELEELFAGAGAPLFPAGVAELRQRCSCPDFAVPCKHLAATFYLLAEAFDADPFQLLHWRGRSRTQLLDRLRVLRAGAAGVDDQPDATEGVPPAASSTTNGVVPASPPSTTDGAEPTPTPSTRDDGAAGAGRDTVDVPPVGASRALAGLPTAPLAEAVDRFWLPPVPLPDRPPSLSTGPDLLLRQLGAPAPAIGGPGLLERLRRAYRLLGR; translated from the coding sequence GTGAGCGGGCAGCCGGAGAGCGACGGCGACGCCAACGGCCGGTTCGCCGACTACGGCCGGCCGCGCCGGGTCGACGGCGGGCTGAGGGCCCGCAGCACCCGGGGGGCCATCGGCCGGTCCTGGTGGTCCCGGCGCTTCCTCGAGGTGCTGGAGTCGTTCGCCCTCGGCACCCGGCTGACCCGCGGCCGGTCGTACGCGCGGGCCGGCCAGGTGGTCCGCCTGGACGTCGCCCCCGGCACCGTCGACGCCGTGGTGCAGGGCTCCCGCGCGCAGCCGTACGAGGTGAGCATCGCCCTGCCGCCGTTCCCGGAGGCGCTCTGGGCCCGCGTCGAGGCGGAGTTGGCCGCCCAGGCGTTCTTCAGCGCCCGGCTGCTCGCCGGCGACCTGCCCCCGGAGCTGGAGGAGCTGTTCGCGGGCGCCGGCGCCCCACTCTTCCCCGCCGGCGTCGCGGAGCTGCGGCAGCGGTGCAGCTGCCCCGACTTCGCCGTGCCCTGCAAGCACCTCGCGGCCACGTTCTACCTGCTCGCCGAGGCGTTCGACGCCGACCCGTTCCAGTTGCTGCACTGGCGGGGCCGGAGCCGGACGCAGCTGCTCGACCGGCTGCGCGTCCTGCGGGCCGGCGCCGCCGGCGTCGACGACCAGCCGGACGCGACCGAGGGCGTGCCGCCGGCCGCGTCGTCCACGACGAACGGTGTGGTGCCGGCGTCACCACCGTCCACCACGGACGGTGCCGAGCCGACGCCGACACCGTCCACACGGGACGACGGTGCTGCGGGAGCCGGGCGGGACACCGTGGACGTCCCGCCGGTCGGCGCGTCCCGGGCGCTCGCCGGCCTGCCGACGGCGCCGTTGGCCGAGGCGGTCGACCGGTTCTGGCTGCCACCGGTTCCGTTGCCCGACCGGCCGCCCAGCCTGTCGACCGGACCGGACCTGCTGCTGCGGCAGCTGGGCGCGCCGGCCCCCGCCATCGGCGGGCCCGGCCTCCTCGAGCGGCTGCGGCGGGCGTACCGGCTCCTCGGCCGGTGA
- a CDS encoding DUF1800 domain-containing protein — protein sequence MADQNVPPRRPRDDRGWDGRQYPAADGHRDTHPSTPYGHDPRTQHQGGHPADPREQYAHAGHPAARGPQWVGPDGFARQAGAPSAGPGLPNLDDDEPGRKVGRRKALAALGGTAAVVAGGAALAMTPQIRSLFGDEAVAGDATGTTVTDGTPTRPSGQQPSTVRTYTEQNESYMGSRAGEALKKNAPAGGRTFSGPAAAAAETKVTVKTVLAKDPVLHLARRATFGATPQVVADIKERGIDGWLRWQLDPDKIAPTRAELKLADLPTLKLGTAQLREQRDQLNERGAQPEKEMVDATIARQIWSKRQLFEVMVDFWNDFLHVAADFDGGEVYRASFDRDVVRAHALGSYPEMLLAANRHPALLLYLNQNDSRADAVNENLARENLELYSVGVDGGYTEKDVRQAALLQTGRGVNDGKYVFRPERHYVGKVKVLGFTHANNSKDPKKAEAAIDAYITYIALHPSTAKYVAQSLATRFVSDTPPKSLVERLAKSYTLNKGMIKPVLMTLFSSSEFWAAVGQKVRRPMEYLVATYRALGVSPEASPKHDNGDNKRTPYARGLRQIHDRMRELGQYPMGQPTPDGYPDVYVAWTSAGTMVHGWNEAGELLAGRRTVFTYTPPEKLVARPPATAGAYVDALALRLVGQKLSARERSLILGVAGVSAGDKVDATFDGAVTAVARAILASPQHHLR from the coding sequence ATGGCCGACCAGAATGTGCCACCACGGCGACCGCGGGACGATCGCGGTTGGGACGGGCGTCAGTACCCCGCCGCCGACGGTCACCGCGACACCCACCCCTCCACCCCGTACGGCCACGACCCGCGCACGCAGCACCAGGGTGGACACCCCGCCGACCCGCGGGAGCAGTACGCGCACGCCGGGCACCCGGCCGCGCGCGGGCCGCAGTGGGTCGGCCCGGACGGCTTCGCGCGGCAGGCGGGCGCGCCGTCGGCCGGCCCCGGACTGCCCAACCTGGACGACGACGAGCCGGGCCGCAAGGTCGGCCGCCGCAAGGCCCTCGCGGCCCTCGGTGGCACCGCGGCCGTGGTCGCCGGTGGTGCCGCCCTGGCGATGACCCCGCAGATCCGCAGCCTCTTCGGCGACGAGGCCGTGGCCGGCGACGCCACCGGCACCACGGTCACCGACGGCACCCCGACCCGCCCGAGCGGCCAGCAGCCGAGCACGGTGCGCACCTACACCGAGCAGAACGAGAGCTACATGGGCTCCCGGGCCGGCGAGGCGCTGAAGAAGAACGCCCCGGCCGGCGGCCGCACCTTCTCCGGGCCGGCCGCCGCCGCCGCGGAGACCAAGGTGACCGTCAAGACGGTGCTCGCCAAGGACCCGGTCCTGCACCTGGCCCGGCGGGCCACCTTCGGCGCCACCCCGCAGGTCGTCGCCGACATCAAGGAGCGGGGCATCGACGGCTGGCTGCGTTGGCAGCTCGACCCCGACAAGATCGCCCCGACGAGGGCCGAGCTGAAGCTCGCGGACCTGCCGACGCTGAAGCTGGGCACCGCGCAGCTGCGCGAGCAGCGCGACCAGCTCAACGAGCGGGGCGCGCAGCCGGAGAAGGAGATGGTGGACGCCACCATCGCCCGGCAGATCTGGTCGAAGCGGCAGCTGTTCGAGGTGATGGTCGACTTCTGGAACGACTTCCTGCACGTCGCCGCGGACTTCGACGGGGGCGAGGTGTACCGCGCGTCCTTCGACCGGGACGTCGTCCGGGCGCACGCCCTCGGCAGCTACCCCGAGATGCTGCTCGCCGCGAACCGGCACCCCGCGCTGCTGCTCTACCTCAACCAGAACGACTCCCGCGCCGACGCGGTCAACGAGAACCTGGCCCGGGAGAACCTGGAGCTGTACTCGGTCGGCGTCGACGGCGGCTACACCGAGAAGGACGTCCGGCAGGCGGCCCTGCTCCAGACCGGCCGGGGCGTCAACGACGGGAAGTACGTGTTCCGCCCCGAGCGGCACTACGTCGGCAAGGTGAAGGTCCTCGGCTTCACCCACGCGAACAACTCGAAGGACCCGAAGAAGGCCGAGGCGGCCATCGACGCGTACATCACCTACATCGCGCTGCACCCGTCCACCGCCAAGTACGTGGCGCAGAGCCTGGCCACCCGATTCGTCTCGGACACCCCGCCGAAGTCCCTCGTGGAGCGGCTGGCCAAGTCGTACACCCTGAACAAGGGCATGATCAAGCCGGTGCTGATGACGCTGTTCAGCTCCTCGGAGTTCTGGGCGGCGGTGGGGCAGAAGGTGCGCCGGCCGATGGAGTACCTGGTCGCCACGTACCGGGCCCTGGGGGTGTCCCCGGAGGCGTCGCCGAAGCACGACAACGGCGACAACAAGCGCACCCCGTACGCCCGAGGGCTGCGGCAGATCCACGACAGGATGCGCGAGCTGGGCCAGTACCCGATGGGCCAGCCCACCCCCGACGGCTACCCGGACGTCTACGTGGCCTGGACCTCCGCCGGCACCATGGTCCACGGCTGGAACGAGGCGGGCGAGCTGCTCGCCGGCCGACGCACCGTCTTCACCTACACCCCGCCCGAGAAGCTGGTGGCCAGGCCCCCGGCCACCGCCGGGGCGTACGTGGACGCGCTGGCCCTGCGCCTGGTGGGTCAGAAGCTGAGCGCCAGGGAGCGGTCCCTGATCCTCGGCGTGGCCGGCGTGTCGGCCGGCGACAAGGTCGACGCCACGTTCGACGGGGCCGTCACCGCCGTAGCGCGGGCGATCCTCGCTTCCCCCCAGCACCACCTCCGGTGA
- a CDS encoding TetR/AcrR family transcriptional regulator yields MARNVERRAALADAGLRVLAATGARGLTHRAVDAEAGVPTGTASNYFRSRDALLGALGERIMERFAPDERVLAELGAREPSLELFTDYLRYIVERTTRQPDLTRALIELRLEAARRPDLARILGDTLRRGYRDDVAFHLAAGLPGGAFEVALLHYAMDGLLLDLLGTSIEAGFDPDDVVVAFASRLVGAADR; encoded by the coding sequence GTGGCGAGAAACGTGGAACGACGGGCGGCCCTGGCCGACGCGGGGCTGCGGGTGCTGGCGGCGACCGGGGCACGGGGCCTGACCCACCGGGCGGTCGACGCCGAGGCGGGCGTGCCGACCGGCACCGCCTCCAACTACTTTCGTTCCCGCGACGCGCTGCTCGGCGCGCTCGGCGAGCGGATCATGGAGCGGTTCGCCCCGGACGAGCGGGTCCTGGCCGAGCTGGGGGCCCGTGAGCCGTCGCTGGAGCTGTTCACGGACTACCTGCGCTACATCGTCGAGCGGACCACCCGGCAGCCCGACCTCACCCGGGCGCTGATCGAGCTGCGGCTGGAGGCGGCCCGCCGCCCCGACCTGGCCCGCATCCTCGGCGACACGCTGCGCCGGGGTTACCGCGACGACGTCGCGTTCCACCTCGCCGCCGGATTACCGGGTGGCGCGTTCGAGGTCGCTCTGCTGCACTACGCCATGGACGGGCTGCTGCTCGACCTGCTCGGCACGTCCATCGAGGCGGGATTCGACCCCGACGACGTGGTCGTGGCGTTCGCGTCCCGGCTGGTCGGCGCCGCCGACCGGTGA
- a CDS encoding dihydrofolate reductase family protein: MRKLVYYVASTLDGFIAGPDGSYDFLRLDPDVAAHLTANWPQTLPTFAHPQFGIEEPAGRFDAVLMGRASYEPGLRMGVTSPYAHLKQYVFSRTLPPAAEPEVEIVSTDPVEFVRELKSRPGRDIWLCGGGQLAGQLLPDVDELVVKLSPCVIGSGVPLVARGFDPRRFDLVDTRPFDSGVVILHYARPAGAE, translated from the coding sequence TTGCGCAAGCTCGTGTACTACGTCGCCAGCACCCTCGACGGCTTCATCGCCGGCCCCGACGGGTCGTACGACTTCCTGCGGTTGGATCCCGACGTGGCGGCCCACCTGACGGCGAACTGGCCGCAGACGCTCCCCACGTTCGCCCACCCGCAGTTCGGCATCGAGGAGCCGGCGGGCCGCTTCGACGCGGTGCTGATGGGCCGGGCCTCCTACGAGCCGGGCCTCAGGATGGGCGTCACCAGCCCGTACGCCCACCTGAAGCAGTACGTCTTCTCCCGCACCCTGCCACCGGCCGCCGAGCCGGAGGTGGAGATCGTCTCCACGGATCCGGTGGAGTTCGTCCGGGAGCTGAAGAGCCGCCCCGGCCGCGACATCTGGCTCTGCGGCGGTGGCCAGCTCGCCGGCCAGCTCCTGCCCGACGTCGACGAGCTGGTCGTCAAGCTCAGCCCGTGCGTGATCGGCAGCGGCGTCCCGCTCGTCGCCCGGGGGTTCGACCCGCGCCGCTTCGACCTGGTCGACACGCGTCCGTTCGACAGCGGAGTGGTCATCCTCCACTACGCCCGCCCCGCCGGGGCGGAGTAG
- a CDS encoding GNAT family N-acetyltransferase produces MELRPMTADEFARVREPLVRSYAEAMVTDRGLAPPEALERATTQLREQLPDGVDSAGALLRTARVGDVEVGWIWVGLPGGPAGAHTAWLNNVEVHPGHRRQGHGRRMIQLVEAELAALGVPELGLNVFGSNTGAIHLYHSLGYRVAAQQMTKRISPAG; encoded by the coding sequence GTGGAACTGAGACCCATGACGGCCGACGAGTTCGCGCGGGTGCGGGAGCCGCTCGTGCGCTCGTACGCCGAGGCGATGGTCACCGATCGCGGCCTGGCCCCGCCCGAGGCCCTGGAGCGGGCCACCACCCAGCTGCGCGAACAGCTCCCCGACGGCGTCGACAGCGCCGGCGCCCTGCTCCGCACGGCCCGGGTGGGCGACGTCGAGGTGGGCTGGATCTGGGTCGGGCTCCCCGGCGGCCCCGCCGGGGCCCACACCGCATGGCTCAACAACGTCGAGGTGCATCCCGGACACCGGAGACAGGGGCACGGGCGGCGCATGATCCAGCTCGTCGAGGCGGAACTCGCCGCCCTCGGGGTGCCCGAGCTGGGGCTGAACGTCTTCGGCTCCAACACCGGGGCCATCCACCTCTACCACAGCCTCGGCTACCGGGTGGCCGCGCAGCAGATGACGAAGCGGATCTCCCCGGCCGGCTGA
- a CDS encoding sigma-70 family RNA polymerase sigma factor, whose protein sequence is MDTAARDDTALVEAVRRGDRAGLEGMYRRYADRLYTYARTMLREPEAAADAVHDAFLTASQRIGQLREPDRLRSWLYAIVRNECLRQLRERSRSLPLEEADEPAADTADPGTGVNADQVRDLVHTAVAALNPGDREVVHLAIRHDLSSADIGAALGVPANHAHARLSRARSQLERALGALLVARTGARDCPTLAGLIDGWQGRLTPTLRKRVSRHIESCAVCGLLRREQLSPAALLSAYTAPAFLVVADTVWPRLAETSATGVGADPAPGAEADPAGAVTADPAAGGDADPAGAVTADPVPGGDADPAGAVTADPAPGGDAVPAGGGTADPAPATDGNSGPAVAGPVDEAVDAPTATTDVTVGSGGVAAVLGGAAALPVGGAAPRAAAHAVRTASPASRDRRRRRLAGAGAAALLVLLAALGTWALAPGRPTAAQDGSGRPVSEAFGSPAGEPVPPAPAPPSGTATDTGTRAADPPSAGAAGPASGSAVAPTRGGGAARTDAPDVAPGGGVAPAPTTAPSRPPVAPRPTGAPQVAAPFTVSATAHVRCGPETYGLVVRAAGSATIVAAEVRWTPAGGRTSARALTADGSTARGTVGQLRAATLTWSVRATTTDGRTAQSPTYPVTDPCVRPG, encoded by the coding sequence ATGGACACGGCGGCACGGGACGACACCGCACTGGTCGAGGCGGTGCGCCGCGGTGATCGGGCCGGGCTGGAGGGCATGTACCGGCGGTACGCCGACCGGCTCTACACGTACGCCCGGACCATGCTGCGCGAGCCGGAGGCCGCCGCGGACGCCGTCCACGACGCGTTCCTCACCGCCAGCCAGCGCATCGGTCAGCTCCGCGAGCCCGACCGGCTGCGCTCCTGGCTGTACGCGATCGTGCGCAACGAGTGCCTCCGGCAGTTGCGGGAGCGGTCCCGCTCCCTGCCCCTGGAGGAGGCCGACGAACCGGCGGCCGACACCGCCGACCCGGGCACGGGCGTAAACGCCGATCAGGTACGCGACCTGGTGCACACCGCCGTCGCCGCGCTGAACCCGGGCGACCGTGAGGTGGTCCACCTGGCCATCCGCCACGACCTGTCGTCGGCCGACATCGGCGCGGCCCTCGGGGTGCCCGCGAACCACGCGCACGCCCGCCTGTCGCGCGCCCGCTCACAGCTCGAACGGGCGCTGGGGGCGCTGCTGGTGGCCCGCACCGGAGCCCGGGACTGCCCGACCCTCGCCGGCCTGATCGACGGCTGGCAGGGCCGGCTCACCCCGACCCTGCGCAAGCGGGTCTCGCGGCACATCGAGAGCTGCGCCGTGTGCGGGCTGCTCCGGCGGGAACAGCTCAGTCCGGCCGCGCTGCTGTCGGCGTACACGGCCCCGGCCTTCCTGGTCGTCGCCGACACGGTGTGGCCGCGACTGGCCGAGACCAGCGCGACCGGCGTCGGGGCCGACCCGGCGCCGGGCGCGGAGGCCGATCCGGCCGGTGCGGTCACGGCCGATCCGGCGGCCGGCGGTGACGCCGATCCGGCGGGTGCGGTCACGGCCGATCCGGTGCCCGGCGGTGACGCCGATCCGGCGGGTGCGGTCACGGCCGATCCGGCGCCCGGCGGGGACGCCGTTCCGGCGGGCGGGGGCACGGCCGACCCGGCGCCGGCGACCGACGGGAATTCTGGGCCGGCGGTCGCCGGCCCGGTGGACGAGGCGGTCGACGCGCCCACGGCGACGACCGACGTGACCGTGGGTTCGGGCGGCGTGGCGGCGGTTTTGGGCGGTGCGGCCGCGCTCCCGGTAGGTGGGGCGGCGCCGCGGGCTGCGGCACACGCCGTGCGGACGGCCTCCCCGGCGAGCCGCGACCGGCGCCGTCGGAGGCTGGCCGGGGCCGGGGCCGCAGCCCTGCTGGTCCTCCTCGCCGCGCTCGGCACCTGGGCACTGGCACCCGGGCGCCCGACCGCCGCGCAGGACGGCTCCGGCCGACCGGTGTCCGAGGCGTTCGGATCACCGGCCGGTGAACCGGTGCCCCCCGCCCCCGCGCCGCCGTCCGGCACGGCCACGGACACCGGCACCCGGGCTGCCGACCCGCCGTCGGCCGGTGCTGCCGGTCCGGCGTCCGGTTCCGCCGTCGCGCCGACGCGCGGCGGCGGGGCAGCCCGGACCGACGCGCCCGACGTCGCGCCGGGCGGCGGCGTCGCACCGGCACCGACCACGGCACCGAGCAGGCCCCCGGTCGCGCCCCGGCCGACCGGCGCGCCGCAGGTCGCCGCGCCGTTCACGGTCTCCGCCACCGCCCACGTGCGGTGCGGCCCGGAGACGTACGGCCTCGTGGTGCGGGCCGCCGGCAGTGCCACGATCGTCGCCGCCGAGGTGCGCTGGACACCCGCTGGAGGCAGGACGTCGGCGCGGGCCCTGACGGCGGACGGATCGACCGCGCGGGGGACCGTCGGGCAGTTGCGCGCGGCGACGCTGACCTGGTCGGTGCGGGCGACCACAACGGACGGCCGTACGGCGCAAAGCCCCACCTACCCGGTCACCGACCCGTGCGTCCGGCCGGGATAG